A region of Pieris rapae chromosome 20, ilPieRapa1.1, whole genome shotgun sequence DNA encodes the following proteins:
- the LOC111000959 gene encoding cell wall protein IFF6, with protein MKLIYALCLIATTAAAPNFVFPDERRERKPEPIITPPVLPILEHLENDPSTLGNRANTVKPRFGGGFNVKPSGNGGLTASVSSSASGGGLSHSASQSFSFGFNEGFSASHSASQASSFNGFGSGFSGSQASSQAASFSGSGNSISGAASSASSQGGFGSGSQSASSAFGFNSINGFQSEPSFGDGLLDIRQRGIPGFAFPDLLGRSKGARAAAFKSRPNSQRNRDDFLAVLVSN; from the exons ATGAAGCTCATCTACGCGTTGTGCCTTATCGCGACGACCGCAGCAGCACCGAATTTCGTGTTCCCGGATGAGCGGCGCGAGAGAAAACCAGAACCAATTATAACACCACCTGTTTTACCAATTCTGGAGCATCTGGAGAACGATCCCAGTACCCTGGGTAATAGGGCGAATACGGTGAAACCCAGATTTGGTGGTGGTTTTAATGTGAAGCCGTCTGGTAATGGAGGGTTGACGGCCAGTGTGAGCAGTAGTGCTAGTGGGGGTGGTTTGAGCCACTCCGCATCACAATCGTTCTCGTTTGGATTCAATGAAGGCTTTAGCGCATCTCATTCGGCGAGTCAAGCTTCGTCTTTTAATGGATTTGGAAg TGGGTTCAGCGGAAGCCAAGCAAGTAGCCAAGCTGCGTCGTTTAGCGGTTCAGGCAATTCAATATCAGGTGCTGCATCATCTGCCTCTTCACAGGGTGGCTTTGGAAGTGGAAGCCAAAGCGCCTCATCCGCTTTTGGCTTTAACTCCATCAATGGTTTTCAGTCTGAG CCCTCTTTCGGAGATGGACTTCTAGATATTAGACAACGCGGCATCCCCGGTTTTGCCTTCCCGGATCTACTCGGGAGGAGCAAAGGCGCGAGAGCAGCCGCTTTTAAATCTAGACCTAATTCCCAAAGAAATAGAGACGATTTTCTTGCAGTACTAGTATCTAATTAA